One window of the Pelmatolapia mariae isolate MD_Pm_ZW linkage group LG15, Pm_UMD_F_2, whole genome shotgun sequence genome contains the following:
- the LOC134643531 gene encoding solute carrier family 23 member 1-like: MASGMDSSGLDNLAFDMDEQINDHLKGKACKTSETDGDRNKPTYCVTDVPPWYLCIFLAIQHYLTAFGGIISIPLILSEGLCLQHDSLTQSQLINNIFFVSGLCTILQVIFGVRLPILQGGTFALVTPAMALLSMPDWECPAWTKNASLVNTSSPVFIEVWQTRMRTLQGSIMVASLLQVLVGFSGLIGFLMRFIGPLTIAPTVSLIGLSLYDSAGVKAGSHWGISAMTTVLIILFSQYLRRIPIPVPAYDKIKKLHVSKFFLFQIMPILLGIAVSWLVCYLLTIYDVLPSDPDEYGYLARTDVKGSVVSEASWFTFTYPGKWGLPTISLAGVVGIIAGIICSMAESVGDYHACARLSGAPPPPKHAINRGIGIEGVGSLLAGAFGTGNGTTSFSENVAALGITRVGSRTVILLSGFVMILMGILGKIGAIFTTIPTPVIGGMFMIMFGVIGAAGISNLQSTDMNSSRNIFIFGFSMFSALVIPNWIMKNPTFLDTGVKEVDQVLQILLTTHMFVGGFLGFFLDNTIPGTKRERGLLAWENVDLQDSSSSLETDEVYDLPFGITSHLQSQSWARYIPFCPHKGHRSQSEDNHVSQSPGSEYSTRI, encoded by the exons ATGGCTTCTGGGATGGACAGCAGTGGACTCGACAATCTTGCGTTTGAT ATGGATGAGCAAATTAATGATCACCTCAAAGGAAAGGCGTGTAAAACGTCTGAAACAGATGGAGACAGAAATAAACCGACCtattgtgtgactgatgttCCACCTTGGTACCTGTGCATTTTCTTGGCCATTCAG CATTACCTGACAGCATTTGGTGGGATAATCTCCATCCCTCTCATCCTCTCAGAGGGCCTATGTCTGCAGCATGACAGCCTGACCCAGAGTCAGCTCATTAACAACATTTTCTTCGTCTCTGGCCTGTGCACGATTCTGCAGGTCATCTTCGGTGTCAG GCTTCCCATCCTACAGGGAGGTACATTTGCCTTGGTGACCCCAGCCATGGCCTTGTTGTCCATGCCAGACTGGGAATGCCCAGCTTGGACCAAGAATGCCAGCCTGGTCAATACCTCCTCACCTGTCTTCATAGAAGTGTGGCAGACCCGCATGAGAACA CTGCAGGGCTCTATTATGGTGGCCTCTCTCCTCCAGGTCTTGGTTGGTTTCTCTGGCCTCATCGGCTTCCTCATGCGCTTCATTGGCCCCTTAACCATTGCTCCAACCGTGTCACTCATAGGCCTGTCGCTGTACGACTCAGCTGGAGTGAAGGCAGGCAGCCACTGGGGCATTTCTGCTAT GACCACAGTGCTGATCATCCTTTTCTCTCAGTATCTCCGCCGCATACCAATCCCTGTTCCTGCATACGACAAGATCAAGAAACTGCATGTCTCAAAGTTCTTTCTCTTTCAGATAATGCCA ATTCTCCTGGGCATTGCAGTCTCATGGTTAGTCTGCTACCTTCTCACCATCTATGATGTCCTGCCATCTGATCCGGATGAATACGGCTACCTGGCTCGCACAGATGTGAAGGGAAGTGTCGTGAGTGAGGCTTCTTGGTTCACATTTACTTATCCTG GTAAATGGGGGTTGCCAACTATTAGCCTGGCAGGTGTGGTTGGCATTATTGCTGGAATAATATGCTCCATGGCAGAGTCTGTGGGTGACTACCATGCATGTGCCAGGCTGTCAGGAGCACCACCTCCCCCCAAGCACGCCATCAATCGGGGCATCGGTATCGAGGGAGTCGGGTCTCTGTTGGCAGGGGCGTTTGGCACGGGCAATGGCACTACTTCGTTTAGTGAGAATGTGGCAGCCCTCGGCATCACCAGA GTGGGCAGTCGAACAGTGATTCTTCTGAGTGGATTTGTCATGATTTTGATGGGGATCCTGGGAAAAATTGGAGCAATCTTCACAACCATCCCTACACCTGTGATTGGAGGGATGTTCATGATCATGTTTGGAGTCATAGGAGCTGCTGGAATTTCTAATCTGCAG TCCACAGATATGAATTCTTCTcggaatatttttatatttggttTCTCCATGTTTTCTGCACTTGTTATTCCAAATTGGATCATGAAGAATCCAACTTTTCTTGACACAG GTGTCAAGGAGGTGGATCAAGTGTTGCAAATATTGTTGACTACTCATATGTTTGTAGGAGGGTTCCTTGGCTTCTTCTTAGATAACACAATTCCTG GGACTAAACGTGAACGTGGCCTCTTAGCCTGGGAAAACGTGGATCTTCAAGACTCTAGCAGCAGTTTGGAAACTGATGAGGTGTATGATCTTCCTTTTGGCATAACTTCTCACCTCCAATCTCAATCTTGGGCTCGTTACATCCCTTTCTGCCCACACAAGGGTCACAGATCTCAGTCGGAGGACAACCATGTGTCACAGAGCCCGGGGAGTGAGTACAGCACACGGATCTGA